The Alicyclobacillus macrosporangiidus CPP55 genome segment GTGATCACGCTGGACGGCGCCAACCGGCTGGAACTCTTGGAACAGGTCAAGGAGGGCACCGTGATCTTCACCGCCCACGGGGTGTCGCCGGAGGTCAAGCGGCGGGCGGCGGAACGGGGCCTGCACACGATTGACGCCACCTGCCCGGATGTGACGCGGACGCACGAACTCATCCGCGACCGCGTCGCCAAGGGATACGACATCATTTACATCGGCCGCAAGGGCCACCCGGAGCCGGAAGGGGCTGTGGGGGTAGCGCCGGGCCGCGTGCATCTGGTCGAAAACATGGCGGACATCGAGGCACTGGATGTGCGCAACGACAAGATCGCCGTCACCAACCAGACCACCATGAGCCAGTGGGACACGGCCGAGCTGATGCAGGCGGTCAAAGCCAAGTATCCGCAGGCGGAGATCTACAACGAGATCTGCATGGCCACCCAGATGCGCCAGCAAGCGGTGGCCGAACAGGCGAAGGACGCGGATCTCTGCATTGTCGTCGGTGACCCGCGCAGCAACAACTCCAACCGCCTGGCGCAGGTGGCCGAGGAGATCGCGAAGGTGCCGGCGCACCGAGTGGCGGATGTCACCGAGATCGATCCCGCGTGGCTAAAAGGAGTTCAGACGGTGGCCGTGACGGCCGGGGCGTCGACGCCGACGGCCATCACGAAGGAAGTCATCGATTACCTGGAGCAGTTCGACGAGAACGACCCGTCCACCTGGACGCCAAAGCGCACGGTGCAGCCGGACCGGCTTTTGCTGACCCCGCGCCGGACGTGACGGCTGGATCCGACGTGGACGGGAGTGGGTGGGGAGAGTTGCCGTGCAGTTCTTGATGCTGGTGGTGCTGCTCGCCATCGCGGTGCTGTGCAGCTGGCTGCGGCGCAAAGCCGTGCGTTGGCTGTTCACGTTGCTTGCGGTGGTGTTCTGGATCGCGTTTTTCGCACTGCTCGGATTCGTCATCGGATACAGCGCCGGGGAGCACGGCGTGCGGATTTTGCACGCGCTGCAGTAGAGGGGGAACCACCATGGAGCAATGGATGCGGTCTGTGCTCTTGTCGCTGGCCAAGAACCGGGCGGCCAACCGCTGGGCGAAGCGGTACGGGTTGCGCCTGGGGGCGCGGCGATTCGTGGCCGGGGAGACGATTGACGAGGCCATCCGGGCGGTGGCTCAGCTCAACCGTCAGGGGATGACCGCCACGCTGGACCACCTGGGGGAGTTCGTCGGCGACGAACGGGAGGCCCGCCAGGCAGCGGAGGAGTGTGTGGCGGCCCTGACCGCGATCCACCGGGCCGGGGTGGATTCCACCCTGTCCGTCAAGCTGACGCAGCTGGGGCTCGACATCGATCGCGAGCTGTGCTTGGAGAATATGCGCCGGATCCTGGGCCACGCCCGGGATCTCGGGATCCGGGTCACCATCGACATGGAGGATTACCCGCGCTGCCAGGCGACGCTCGACCTCTTCGACATCCTGCGCGCGGAGTACGACAACGTGGGCACCGTCATCCAGGCGTACCTGTACCGGAGTCTGGAGGATGTGCTTCGGCTCTCCGCCGACGGGGTACACCTGAGGATCGTCAAAGGGGCGTACAAGGAACCGCCGGAGGTGGCGTACCCGGACAAGGCGGACGTGGACGCCAATTACATCAAGCTGATGGAGGCGCAGCTGTTGAGCCCGGGGTTCACCGCTGTGGCGACTCACGACGAGCGCATCATTGAGCACGCCAAGCGCTTCATCGCCGAGCACGGCATCGCCCGCGACCGGTACGAATTTCAGATGCTCTACGGCATCCGCACCCAACTGCAGCAGCAGCTGGTGCGGGACGGGTATCCCCTGCGGCTGTACGTGCCGTACGGGAACGACTGGTACGGCTACTTCATGCGCCGGTTGGCGGAGCGTCCGGCGAACGTTTGGTTCGTCCTGCGCGGTGCGCTCCGCTGACGGAGACGGATCCAGTGTGGAGGGATGGCGGGTGGAACTTTCTCCGGACGCGCTGGCGTGGCAGGACAGTTACAAGCTCCTGGTGGGCTGTGTCGTGCCGCGCCCCATCGCCTTTGTGTCCACGCAGAGCCGGGACGGGGTGCGCAATCTGGCGGCCTTCAGCTTTTTCAACGGCGTGTGCCCGAAGCCGTTCATCATCTCGTTCGCGCCGATGTTTCGCGGCGACGGCGAGAAGAAGGACACTTTGCGCAACATCGAGGAGACCGGACAGTTCGTCGTCAATGTCGTCAGTGACGAGCTGGTGCAGCAGATGAATCTCACCTCCCCGGAGTATCCGCCGGAGGTCGACGAGTTCGCCGTCGCCCGCCTGACCCCGGTGCCCAGCCGTGTGGTGGCTCCGCCGCGCGTGGCGGAGAGCCCGATTCAGATGGAGTGCGAACGGGTCCAGATTCTGCAGTTCGGAGACGGGCCGGGCGGTGGGTTCTTGGTGCTCGGCCGGGTCGTCCATCTGCACGTGCGCGACGACCTGTGGGCGGGGGATCGCATCGACGGATCCCGCTGGCTGCCCGTGGGGCGCATGGCGGGAAACGAGTACACCCGCGCCAGCGATCGCTTCCGACTCAAACGCCCGTCCTTGCCGGAAGCGTACCGCCACTTGGGAGACGGTCAGAGTTCGCGGTAGAGGGCAGCGAATTGCGCGGCGCAGCGGCTCCAGGTGAATTCCTGGGCGCGCCGCTGCGCGCCCTCGGACAGGGCCCGCCAGCGGCTGGTGTCCGCCATGAGCGTGCGGATGGCGCGCGAGAAGCTGGCAGGATCGCGATAGTGGCGCACCAGAATGCCGCACGAGGCGTCAAGGGTCTCCTGGATGCCGCCCTGTTTGCTGGCGATCACGGGCAGGCCGGCGGCCATCGCCTCCACGTTGACGAGTCCGAAGGCCTCGGGGGCCTGAGATGGGCAGACGAGCGCGTGTGCCGCCCACAGCCGCGGCGGCAGCTTATCCGGCGGCACAAAACCGGGCCATTGCACGGGCAGACCACGGATTGCGGCCCGCAGCGCGCGCTCATAGGCGGCCTCCCAGGGGGGTGTCCGACCGATGATGGTCAGTTGAACGGGGACATTCGCCCGATGCAGTTGCCGGACAGCTTCGACGAGGATGTGCACGCCTTTGCCGCGGATCACCCGCCCGACATAGACGAGCCGAAACGGCGGCCAGGACGGCCGGGTACGTCGTGCGGGCGGGGTGAACCGCCTCGCGTCGACGCCCGGGTGGATGACGTACGGCCGCCAAGTGCCTGGACCCAGACGAAAGGTGCGGGCGATCTCGCGGCGTAAGAAGCGGCTGTTCAGCACCACCGCATCGGCGTACCGGAGCACGCGCCGGGCCCGGGCCCGGTCGATGTGCCGCGGCCCGAGGTAGGTGGTCGAGTGCAGGTTCAGCACCACCCGCGCGTTTGGCACAGCCCGGCGCACCAGCGGGACGAGGTCCGGGCGGTTGTCCACCTGGATCACCTCCGGTGCGAGACTCCGCAGGCGAGCAAGGCAGGCTCTTCGGTACGCACTGCGGTCGGATGCCTGGATCTGGATGTGGCGCTTGCACGCGTCCCGCCCCGCTCCAGGCGACAACAGCGTCACGTCCACCCCGGCTTCCTCCAGCTCCCGCACCAACGCTTCCAGGTAGATCTGCACCGAACCGCCGCGCACCGGCGGGATCGGCAACCCCTCCGGCGCAACCAGCGCCACACGAATCCCCATCGTTCCCGTCCCTCCCGGCATTCGCCCAGAGCCTCATTCGACACAAGGTATGCACGAGGTGTGGGGAAGGTCACATAGCGTGTATCATGCGTGCGCAGGGAGGGGTTCGCATGCTGATCACCGTCACCGGAACCACGCCTGTCGCCGCGCGGCCCAGACGGCGTGTGCTGTGGTTTCAAACCCTGGGTCAGGAGGCGGCGGCATACGACATGCCGCTGGTGGTGACCCCGCCGGCCCTGGCAGCGGCGGGATTGCCGGATGGGGTGACCGGATGGGCCTGGGAGCAAGGCCGGACGTGGCGCCGGGCGCGGATCGCCCACCTGGTCGATCCGGTGGTGTACGACGCGATGTACCTGCAGGACCTGAAACGTCACCGGGTGGCATACCGGCGGCTGCGCGAGACCTTGCACCGCAGCCACCTGCTCGCTTTCAATCCGGTGCTCCCTGCGAAGGACGAAGTATACCGGGTGATCCTGAGGGACGACTCGGTGCGGGCCGCCTTGCCGCCGACGCGCTTCCACCCCACGCCCGCAGAACTCCTGCACCTGGCGGAGGTGTGGGGGGCGGTGTGGTGGAAGCCGGTGTATGGCTCGGGCGGGCGCAACATGCTGTTCATCCGTCCGCTTTCCCGAAGGCGTTGGTATGTGGCGGGTGAGCGGTTTTTCGGCCGGGTGATCCACCGGGAGATGGACCAGGAGCAACTGCTCGCGCTGTTGGCGTACAGCCGAAGGCGTCGGCCATACATGGCGCAGGGGCATATCCCGTTGTGGCGCACGGAGGATGGACGGCATCTGGACCTTCGGGTCACGGTTCAGTGCAACCAGCGCGGGGTGTGGGAGGTGTTGGCGGTCACCGCACGCAGGGGACCGCCGGGGGCGATGGTGACGAACTACCATGCCGGCGGACGCGTCGAATCTTTGACGCATCCGACCGCCATCCAGTTGTCCCGGTTGGCCAGTGCTCGCATCGACTCAGCGGTGCTCGAACGCGCGCGGACGCAGGCGCTGCGGGTGGCCCGCGTCCTGCAGCGGGCGTATCCCACGCTGGGCGTGTTGGGCGTGGACGTGGGCGGATCGCCAGACGAGGAATGGTGCTACGTGTACGATTTGAACAGCCGGCCGGGCCGGGATATCCTGACCGATGACGAACTGGCGGGGTTTGCACGAGGGGTGGCGGGTTTTGCCCACTATTTGCGCAATGAGATGCCCCGCCGGCGTCGCTGATTTGGTACACTCTGGAGGACGGGTCCCGCCTGCGCGCGGGACCGGACCCAGGATGGAGGCGATGCGGTTGATGACGTCAGGCCCGTGGTCAGATCGTCGACGGCGGTTGTGCCAAGAGATGGAACGGGCCGGGGTGGAGGCAGTTCTCCTCACCTCGAGGCCCAATGTGTTCTATCTGACGGGGGTGTGGCTCGCCACAGGGGAGCGCGCGAGCGCGCTCGTCGTCCGTTCGGACCGGGACCCGGTCTGGGTGGTGCATGAGATGTTCGCGCAAGAGGTGGCATCGGCGGACGTGCGCATCGTTCTGTGGAAGGACGGGGAGGACGCGCACCGCCTGATCCACGAGGAGGTGGGACAAGCCCGACGGGTTGCCGTCGACGGGGGCTGGGAGGCGCGCCACTTGATGGCGTGGATGGCGCTGCGGCCGGGTCTGCCGCTGCCCGTGTCTGCCGACGGGATGATGGCCAAGCTGCGCTGCCGTAAAGATGCGGAGGAGTTGGCCTGCCTTGAGCGAGCGTCGGCCATGGCGGATGAGGTCGTACAGGCACTCGCGGCGGACTTGCGTGCGGGCGATACGGAAGCTGCGCTGGCAGAACAGCTGGCCACCCTGTGGCGGAAGGCCGGATCGGAGGGGATGTCCTTTCCGCCCATCGTCGCCGCCGGCCCGAACGGAGCGGCCCCGCATCACGAGCCCGACGGGAGCCAGGTGATGGCGGGGACCACGGTCATCGTCGACACGGGCGGGGTGTACCACCATTACGTCAGCGACATCACGCGGACGTACATCGTGGGGGAACCCACGGAGGAGATGAGGCGGGTGTACGCCTGCGTCCTCGCGGCCCAGGAGGCCGGAATTCAAGCCGCGAAACCGGGCGTCACGCTCGGAGAGGTGGACGCGGTGGTCCGGCGGTACATCACGGATGCCGGGTATGGTCCGTATTTCACCCACCGCACGGGGCACGGGGTTGGGCTCGACATCCACGAGGAGCCCTACGTGGTCGGTGGCAATGACCAGGTGTTGGAACCGGGGATGGTGATGAGCATCGAACCCGGGATCTATCTTCCCGGGCGATTCGGGGTGCGGATCGAGGATCTGGTGGTCATCGAAGAGAAGGGTGCCCGGTCCCTCAACCGTGCTCCAAAACGCTGGGAGGCGGTGTGTCTGCCGGTCCGCGGATAAATGGGCTTCGGTCACGAGCCATCGATGACCAGCATGGCCAGGGGGACCGCCGTCTCCGATCCGTCGGAGAAGCGGATCCCCCAGGCCATCACGCCCTCCACGCGCGTGACAGTCAGGCGGTCCGGTTCTTCGGCGAGATCGTACACGCGGCCGGGTTCGATCCGGATCTGATCCCGGATGAGGTACATCGGTCATCCCGAGGGGCTGACGGTGACCGCGACGAACAGTTTTTTCGCCACCACCACGGTGTTGACACGGATGGTGAATTCCTGTTGGTCGATGGCGACCGTGCGGCCGTCCAACAGCCGGTAGGGAAGATCGGGGTTGTGATCGAGGGTGGACAGGGGGCGGTCGACCAAGAAGGCCAGTTGCTTCTTGACGAAATCGACCACCTCCAACTGGGTCAGGCCGTCGGGGGCCTTTGCGTCCACCTGGATGCTTTCAATCACCGGCTCCGGGTTCGGGTGCTGCAGTTTCGCCGACAGCAGCCGCACTTGGTCCTCTAACGTTTCCCTCTCCGTTGTACAGGAATTGTACTGTACGCGCAACTGATTGATCTCCCGGCCCTGGTACACCAGCATGAGGCTGGCGCCGAGCAGGACACCCGCCACGACGGCCGCGGTCAGGCGGCGGTTGAAGGTCATGAGGGGCGCCCCTCCCCGGCGAGCCAACGCACGATGAAGGCACCGGCCTCACAGCCGACGAACGCGGCGATCAAAAACGTAATCTGGCGCCCGACCGGCGCCAGCTCGCGGGAGAGCACCCCAGTTTCGATGACCTTGAGGGTGTCCATCGTGCCGCCGAGCGTGCTCACCATCGCCCAAATTTTCAGCTGTTCGGACAGATTCACCATCACCGCCATCGGGGGCGCGTGCATCAGCGATGCGCCGACGCCTCCCAACAAGGAACCGCCCAGCACGATGCCCATCGCCACAAAAAAATCGACGACGAGGCTGGAAACGAACGACATCCTGCATCTCCTCCCGCACAGAGCCGCCTGTGGACGCCATCCGTCACCAACATACGGGACAGGTCCAGGAATTATGCCCGGCGCATGCTCATATCCCATCCGGTGTGAGGAACACTAGCTGCGACCAGGATCGTGTCAGGCAGGCCGAGGAGGTGGGGAGGATGCCGGTGGTACACGAAGCCCGGTGTCCGTATTGCGGGGAGACATGGGAGATCGACGTCGGTGTGGAGCAGGCTTCGGACGAGGAGTTCCTCGAGGCGACGCGCACCCCGTACGTGTATGTGCCGTGTGAACGCTGCACCTATCTGCACTTTGACTGAGACGTTCAGGAGAGGAGCGATGGCGCATGGCCGGCGGGGATCCCATCCCACACACGCCGCAGCACAATGAGTTCACGGAATCCGTCGTGGATGCGGTGGACCGCATGCGGGATGAAGGGGGGATCGCACCCGACATTCCGCATCGGGAAAGCACGTTGAAGGAGCGAGGGGTCACGGGCCATCCGGATCGGCCGCGCTGGCAGGATGATCCCCATTGACAACCGACAGCACCATCTCCCGCATCCGGGCGAGGCGGCCATACGGCAGCCTCGCCACGCCGTTTTGGAGTACAGCGGTCGAACCCCGCCGATGACCGGAACTTGATATAATATAACGAATACGGTCCATTCATGAATACCGTCCATGGGGCTTGGACAGTTCGAGGGGACAGAGATGCGGGCTGACGAGACACAACCGGTTCGATTGCACGGGCGGCTGACGCCAGGCGAAGCCTGGTGGCAGGATGGAGAGGTCCGGCTGTGGCTGGCTGGGGAATCCGGAGGCCATTCCCCCGTGGAGTGGGTCAGACGCTGGTGTCTCAGGCATCTGAATCCTCAATGTTTACGGGCCGAAGCGGACGGCGTGGTGCTCAGCGGCGAGGACTTTCTTCAGCTTGTTTCCCGCTTGCCAGACGCGCCCTGGCCGCTGGCGGACGACCTCGCCGTGTACGGATGGGCGGCCGGGTTGGCGCTCGAGATCGTGCGAAGCCAGGACGTGCTCCCGTTTGCAGCCCCTGTGGACCTGCCTGGTACGGGCGTCTGGGATCTCATGGGCCGTCTCGCTCAGGCGGGGGACCTGGGATACGCGGAGTGGCCGTCGGGCGCGGGCGCGTTTGCAGCCGCCTGGATGCCTGCATGGACACGGGAGGAACTGGCGGATCGCAGAATGGTCCTGCTTTCCCAGGCGGAACGGTGGTGGGCGCCGTCAGCCGCTGCGTCCGGG includes the following:
- a CDS encoding 4-hydroxy-3-methylbut-2-enyl diphosphate reductase; the protein is MKVIKISPRGYCYGVVDAMVMAKQAADDPTLPRPIYILGMIVHNRHVVEAFEREGVITLDGANRLELLEQVKEGTVIFTAHGVSPEVKRRAAERGLHTIDATCPDVTRTHELIRDRVAKGYDIIYIGRKGHPEPEGAVGVAPGRVHLVENMADIEALDVRNDKIAVTNQTTMSQWDTAELMQAVKAKYPQAEIYNEICMATQMRQQAVAEQAKDADLCIVVGDPRSNNSNRLAQVAEEIAKVPAHRVADVTEIDPAWLKGVQTVAVTAGASTPTAITKEVIDYLEQFDENDPSTWTPKRTVQPDRLLLTPRRT
- a CDS encoding proline dehydrogenase family protein; amino-acid sequence: MEQWMRSVLLSLAKNRAANRWAKRYGLRLGARRFVAGETIDEAIRAVAQLNRQGMTATLDHLGEFVGDEREARQAAEECVAALTAIHRAGVDSTLSVKLTQLGLDIDRELCLENMRRILGHARDLGIRVTIDMEDYPRCQATLDLFDILRAEYDNVGTVIQAYLYRSLEDVLRLSADGVHLRIVKGAYKEPPEVAYPDKADVDANYIKLMEAQLLSPGFTAVATHDERIIEHAKRFIAEHGIARDRYEFQMLYGIRTQLQQQLVRDGYPLRLYVPYGNDWYGYFMRRLAERPANVWFVLRGALR
- a CDS encoding flavin reductase family protein; the encoded protein is MELSPDALAWQDSYKLLVGCVVPRPIAFVSTQSRDGVRNLAAFSFFNGVCPKPFIISFAPMFRGDGEKKDTLRNIEETGQFVVNVVSDELVQQMNLTSPEYPPEVDEFAVARLTPVPSRVVAPPRVAESPIQMECERVQILQFGDGPGGGFLVLGRVVHLHVRDDLWAGDRIDGSRWLPVGRMAGNEYTRASDRFRLKRPSLPEAYRHLGDGQSSR
- a CDS encoding glycosyltransferase family 4 protein, yielding MGIRVALVAPEGLPIPPVRGGSVQIYLEALVRELEEAGVDVTLLSPGAGRDACKRHIQIQASDRSAYRRACLARLRSLAPEVIQVDNRPDLVPLVRRAVPNARVVLNLHSTTYLGPRHIDRARARRVLRYADAVVLNSRFLRREIARTFRLGPGTWRPYVIHPGVDARRFTPPARRTRPSWPPFRLVYVGRVIRGKGVHILVEAVRQLHRANVPVQLTIIGRTPPWEAAYERALRAAIRGLPVQWPGFVPPDKLPPRLWAAHALVCPSQAPEAFGLVNVEAMAAGLPVIASKQGGIQETLDASCGILVRHYRDPASFSRAIRTLMADTSRWRALSEGAQRRAQEFTWSRCAAQFAALYREL
- a CDS encoding YheC/YheD family protein yields the protein MLITVTGTTPVAARPRRRVLWFQTLGQEAAAYDMPLVVTPPALAAAGLPDGVTGWAWEQGRTWRRARIAHLVDPVVYDAMYLQDLKRHRVAYRRLRETLHRSHLLAFNPVLPAKDEVYRVILRDDSVRAALPPTRFHPTPAELLHLAEVWGAVWWKPVYGSGGRNMLFIRPLSRRRWYVAGERFFGRVIHREMDQEQLLALLAYSRRRRPYMAQGHIPLWRTEDGRHLDLRVTVQCNQRGVWEVLAVTARRGPPGAMVTNYHAGGRVESLTHPTAIQLSRLASARIDSAVLERARTQALRVARVLQRAYPTLGVLGVDVGGSPDEEWCYVYDLNSRPGRDILTDDELAGFARGVAGFAHYLRNEMPRRRR
- a CDS encoding M24 family metallopeptidase, yielding MTSGPWSDRRRRLCQEMERAGVEAVLLTSRPNVFYLTGVWLATGERASALVVRSDRDPVWVVHEMFAQEVASADVRIVLWKDGEDAHRLIHEEVGQARRVAVDGGWEARHLMAWMALRPGLPLPVSADGMMAKLRCRKDAEELACLERASAMADEVVQALAADLRAGDTEAALAEQLATLWRKAGSEGMSFPPIVAAGPNGAAPHHEPDGSQVMAGTTVIVDTGGVYHHYVSDITRTYIVGEPTEEMRRVYACVLAAQEAGIQAAKPGVTLGEVDAVVRRYITDAGYGPYFTHRTGHGVGLDIHEEPYVVGGNDQVLEPGMVMSIEPGIYLPGRFGVRIEDLVVIEEKGARSLNRAPKRWEAVCLPVRG
- a CDS encoding DUF1811 family protein, with product MYLIRDQIRIEPGRVYDLAEEPDRLTVTRVEGVMAWGIRFSDGSETAVPLAMLVIDGS
- a CDS encoding YtrH family sporulation protein, with the translated sequence MSFVSSLVVDFFVAMGIVLGGSLLGGVGASLMHAPPMAVMVNLSEQLKIWAMVSTLGGTMDTLKVIETGVLSRELAPVGRQITFLIAAFVGCEAGAFIVRWLAGEGRPS